One Clupea harengus chromosome 11, Ch_v2.0.2, whole genome shotgun sequence DNA window includes the following coding sequences:
- the scn1ba gene encoding sodium channel, voltage-gated, type I, beta a: protein MMSALRILLVPFALCTLLAHLSHAACVEVNSDTEAVAGRGFKLGCISCKMRGEVQATATVDWYFKAKGEINFTHIYTYDDPANPTDIRDDRFFDRLDWNGSKNTLDVQDGSIYILNVTFNDTGTYRCFFNRVLSFPNYEFHTNITKSVEMKVVPRATRSIASIFSEIMMYVSIIGLQVWLVVEMVYCYRKIAAAGEEALRESAAEYLAIASESKDNCAGVQVEE from the exons ATGATGTCTGCACTGCGGATTCTGCTGGTCCCCTTCGCTCTCTGTACTTTGCTTG CCCATCTTAGCCATGCGGCCTGCGTGGAGGTGAACTCGGACACGGAGGCGGTGGCTGGCCGGGGGTTCAAGCTGGGCTGCATCTCCTGCAAGATGAGAGGCGAGGTGCAGGCCACGGCCACCGTGGACTGGTACTTCAAGGCCAAGGGGGAGATCAATTTCACCCAC ATCTACACCTACGATGACCCTGCCAACCCGACTGACATCCGCGACGATCGCTTCTTTGATCGCCTGGACTGGAACGGCAGCAAGAACACGTTAGACGTGCAGGACGGTTCCATCTACATCCTCAACGTCACCTTCAACGACACAGGCACCTACCGCTGTTTCTTCAACCGCGTACTCTCCTTCCCCAACTACGAGTTCCACACCAACATCACCAAGTCTGTCGAGATGAAGGTGGTGCCCAGGG cCACCCGAAGCATCGCCTCCATCTTCTCGGAGATAATGATGTACGTATCGATCATCGGCCTACAGGTGTGGCTGGTGGTTGAGATGGTGTACTGTTACCGCAAGATAGCGGCAGCCGGAGAGGAGGCTTTGAGAGAGAGCGC